The Nitrospirota bacterium DNA window TCAAACTTTTCCCTGCCCGGTTATCAGTGCAGGCACAATCTGAATTACTGGCAGAGAGGTAAGTATTACGGCGCAGGCATTGGCGCAAGTTCATTTATAAATGGAAAGCGCCTTCGCAATACTGCGCAGATTGATGATTACATAAAACTCGTATCAGAGAATAAAAGTCCGGTTAAGGAATCTGAAGCGATTACGAAAAAACAGGCTCTCAGCGAGGCTATATTTCTCGGCTTGAGGCAGACAGAGGGAATAAATGTTGATTTTCTTAGTCAAAGATACGGCGAGAACCTTTTAACATATTACCGGAAGGAGATAGCAGAATTAGAAGATGCGGGGCTTCTTGAATTTAAGGACAATCATATGAGGCTTACAAGAAAAGGATTCCTCCTGTCCAACGAAGCATTTAAAAGATTTCTGTAAGTTCCGTTAGAAACATTATTTCTACCGGGATAAACCCCTCTTCTCTATGTTAAAATATAAAAATGATTACCAAGTTTGAGCCAAAATGGATTGCATGGGAGATTACGCGCAGATGCAATCTTAAGTGCGTCCACTGCCGTTCTTCGTCTGAAATGATAGTGTCCCAGCACCCGGATTTTTCTACGGAGGAAGCTTATAGAATTATTGATGACATATCAAGTTATGCAAAACCCGTTGTGGTGCTTTCAGGCGGCGAGCCTTTATTGAGGGCGGATGTTTTTGATATTGCAAAATATGGAACTGAAAAGGGGTTAAGGATGTGCCTTGCTACAAACGGCACGCTGGTGACAGAAGCCATCTGCAGGAATATTAAGGCGTCAGGCATCAGGATGGTATCCCTAAGTCTTGACGGCTCTACAGCTGAGGTTCATGATGATTTCAGATCGCAGAAAGGCGCTTTTGACGGCGTTGTAAATGCGGCAGGATTGTTCAAAAAGCATGACATCCAGTTTCTGATAAATTCCTCTTTTACAAAGCGCAATCAGGGGGAAATTCCCAAAGTTTACAAACTCGCAAAAGAACTCGGCGCCACGGCATGGTATATGTTCATGATTGTTCCTACCGGCAGGGGCGAGGATATAATGAGCGAGCTGATTTCAAAAGAGGACTACGAAGAACTGCTGGACTGGCATTATGAAATGGAGAAGAAAGAAAAAGATATGCTGGTGCGTCCCACCTGCGCGCCGCATTATTACAGGGTCGTTCTTCAGAAGGCGAAACAAAAGGGAGAAAAGTTTGAGCGCCGGACGCTTAAATTCTCCACCGGCGGCGCTAAGGGGTGCATCGCAGGGCAGGTAATTTCCCTGATTGATGTTGACGGCAATGTGCTTCCTTGCAGTTATTTCCCGAAATCAGCA harbors:
- a CDS encoding radical SAM protein codes for the protein MITKFEPKWIAWEITRRCNLKCVHCRSSSEMIVSQHPDFSTEEAYRIIDDISSYAKPVVVLSGGEPLLRADVFDIAKYGTEKGLRMCLATNGTLVTEAICRNIKASGIRMVSLSLDGSTAEVHDDFRSQKGAFDGVVNAAGLFKKHDIQFLINSSFTKRNQGEIPKVYKLAKELGATAWYMFMIVPTGRGEDIMSELISKEDYEELLDWHYEMEKKEKDMLVRPTCAPHYYRVVLQKAKQKGEKFERRTLKFSTGGAKGCIAGQVISLIDVDGNVLPCSYFPKSAGNIRKQSFKDIWENSGLFKELRDFKKYKGRCGSCEYVTVCGGCRARAYAITGDYLDEEPFCGYVPKRLKREGK